A genomic stretch from Phaenicophaeus curvirostris isolate KB17595 unplaced genomic scaffold, BPBGC_Pcur_1.0 scaffold_84, whole genome shotgun sequence includes:
- the LOC138734506 gene encoding syntaxin-1B, protein MKDRTQELRGAKDSDDEEEVVHVDRDHFMDEFFEQVEEIRGCIEKLSEDVEQVKKQHSAILAAPNPDEKTKQELEDLTADIKKTANKVRSKLKAIEQSIEQEEGLNRSSADLRIRKTQHSTLSRKFVEVMTEYNATQSKYRDRCKDRIQRQLEITGRTTTNEELEDMLESGKLAIFTDDIKMDSQMTKQALNEIETRHNEIIKLETSIRELHDMFVDMAMLVESQGEMIDRIEYNVEHSVDYVERAVSDTKKAVKYQSKARRKKIMIIICCVVLGVVLASSIGGTLGL, encoded by the exons gccaaGGACAGCGATGATGAGGAGGAGGTCGTCCACGTCGACCGTGACCACTTCATGGACGAGTTCTTCGAGCAG gtgGAGGAGATCCGGGGCTGCATCGAGAAGCTGTCAGAGGACGTGGAGCAGGTGAAGAAGCAGCACAGCGCGATCCTGGCCGCCCCCAACCCCGACGAGA agacgaagcaggagctggaggacctGACGGCTGACATCAAGAAGACGGCCAACAAAGTGCGCTCCAAGTTGAAAG CCATCGAGCAGAGCATCGAGCAGGAGGAAGGCCTCAACCGCTCCTCGGCCGACCTGCGCATCCGCAAGACGCAG cactCCACCCTCTCCCGCAAGTTCGTGGAGGTGATGACCGAGTACAACGCCACCCAGTCCAAGTACCGCGACCGCTGCAAGGATCGGATCCAGAGGCAGCTGGAGATCA CCGGGAGGACGACGACCAACGAGGAGCTGGAGGACATGCTGGAGAGCGGCAAGTTGGCCATCTTCACCGATGAT atCAAGATGGACTCGCAGATGACCAAACAGGCCCTGAACGAGATCGAGACACGACACAACGAGATCATCAAGCTGGAGACGAGCATCCGGGAGCTGCACGACATGTTTGTGGACATGGCCATGCTGGTGGAGAGCCAG GGCGAGATGATCGACCGCATTGAGTACAACGTGGAGCACTCGGTGGACTACGTGGAACGCGCCGTCTCCGACACCAAAAAAGCCGTCAAGTACCAGAGCAAAGCCCGGCGG AAGAAGATCATGATCATCATCTGCTGCGTGGTGCTGGGGGTGGTCTTGGCCTCCTCCATCGGGGGCACCTTGGGCTTGTAG